The following proteins come from a genomic window of Burkholderia stabilis:
- the flgA gene encoding flagellar basal body P-ring formation chaperone FlgA: MTGSALRGRNGRQTRVRRVCALAAALWIAMPSARADDGMIVIPGRGETAETALAHANAASGGQFGGNAGSGSGSSSSSGVAPDAGGPAAGTSAAAGASGAAGTGYAAQPAGAMVVTTVPPPAPVAAPPRANTGYGAARAADPAAVATVVAGTAEPASNTARPTPQQAMAARLAAARAASAAQAPRAQAASANATATAPAAAPATPPGQQDPETIRRAALAFLQQQIAGLPGKTTATVTTAFPRGLAACTTLEPFLPTGARLWGRTTVGVRCAGERPWTVYLQAKVTVQATYYVAARQIAPGEPLTAADLVARDGDLTVLPLAVITDPAQAVGSTALARISAGLPLRQDMLKSAASVSAGQTVRVVAAGPGFTISAEGSALANAAPGQSVRVRMAAGQIVTAIVKDAGTVEIPL; encoded by the coding sequence ATGACGGGCAGCGCACTTCGCGGAAGGAACGGGCGGCAAACGCGCGTCCGGCGTGTGTGTGCGCTCGCCGCGGCGCTGTGGATCGCGATGCCGTCCGCCCGCGCGGACGACGGGATGATCGTCATCCCCGGGCGCGGCGAGACGGCCGAAACGGCGCTTGCCCACGCCAATGCGGCGAGCGGCGGGCAGTTCGGCGGGAATGCGGGTTCGGGTTCGGGTTCGAGTTCGAGTTCGGGCGTCGCGCCGGACGCGGGCGGCCCGGCGGCCGGCACGAGCGCCGCGGCCGGTGCGTCCGGCGCGGCCGGCACCGGCTATGCGGCGCAGCCCGCCGGCGCGATGGTCGTGACGACCGTCCCGCCGCCGGCCCCCGTCGCTGCGCCCCCCCGCGCGAACACCGGCTACGGCGCGGCGCGCGCGGCCGATCCGGCCGCCGTCGCGACGGTCGTCGCCGGCACGGCCGAACCCGCTTCGAATACCGCTCGGCCGACGCCGCAGCAAGCCATGGCCGCACGCCTGGCGGCGGCCCGCGCCGCATCGGCCGCGCAGGCGCCGCGTGCGCAGGCGGCGTCCGCCAACGCAACCGCCACGGCCCCTGCGGCGGCGCCCGCGACGCCGCCCGGCCAGCAGGACCCCGAGACGATCCGGCGCGCGGCCCTCGCATTCCTGCAGCAGCAGATCGCGGGCCTGCCCGGCAAGACCACCGCCACCGTCACGACCGCGTTTCCGCGCGGGCTCGCCGCGTGCACGACGCTCGAACCGTTCCTGCCGACCGGCGCGCGCCTGTGGGGCCGCACCACGGTCGGCGTGCGCTGCGCGGGCGAGCGGCCGTGGACCGTCTACCTGCAGGCGAAGGTCACCGTGCAGGCCACCTATTACGTCGCCGCGCGCCAGATCGCGCCCGGCGAGCCGCTGACCGCCGCCGACCTGGTCGCGCGCGACGGCGACCTGACGGTGCTGCCGCTCGCGGTCATCACCGATCCGGCGCAGGCGGTCGGCTCGACCGCGCTCGCGCGCATCTCGGCCGGGCTGCCGCTGCGGCAGGACATGCTGAAGAGCGCGGCGTCGGTGTCGGCCGGCCAGACGGTACGGGTCGTCGCGGCCGGGCCCGGTTTCACGATTTCGGCCGAGGGCAGCGCACTGGCGAATGCGGCGCCGGGCCAGTCGGTGCGGGTGCGGATGGCGGCCGGCCAGATCGTCACGGCGATCGTCAAGGACGCCGGCACCGTGGAAATTCCGTTATAG
- the flgF gene encoding flagellar basal-body rod protein FlgF, which produces MDRLIYTAMTGASQSLDQQAVVANNLANTSTTGFRAQLATYRAVPMNFGDGSTIDPTTTRTYVLASTPGADFAPGAITRTGNPLDVAVQGAGWLAVQTADGGEAYTRAGNLHVDENGQLVNASNLPVIGNGGPISVPPNAEVTIGKDGTVSALMPGDPPTAVAIVDQMKLVNPDPATLTRGNDGLFRTADGNPADADATVVVTPNSLEGSNVNPVTAMVAMIDNARAFQLQSKLIQTADQNEQTANQLLNFS; this is translated from the coding sequence ATGGACCGACTGATCTACACGGCGATGACGGGCGCATCGCAGTCGCTCGACCAGCAGGCGGTCGTCGCGAACAACCTCGCGAACACGTCAACGACGGGTTTTCGCGCGCAGCTCGCGACGTATCGCGCGGTGCCGATGAATTTCGGCGACGGCAGCACGATCGACCCGACGACGACGCGCACCTACGTGCTCGCGTCGACGCCCGGCGCGGATTTCGCGCCGGGGGCGATCACGCGCACCGGCAACCCGCTCGACGTCGCCGTGCAGGGCGCCGGCTGGCTGGCCGTGCAGACGGCCGACGGCGGCGAGGCGTACACGCGCGCCGGCAACCTGCACGTCGACGAGAACGGCCAGCTCGTCAACGCGAGCAACCTGCCGGTGATCGGCAACGGCGGCCCGATCTCGGTGCCGCCGAACGCGGAAGTGACGATCGGCAAGGACGGCACGGTGTCCGCGCTGATGCCGGGCGACCCGCCGACGGCGGTCGCGATCGTCGACCAGATGAAGCTCGTCAATCCCGATCCCGCCACGCTCACGCGCGGCAACGACGGGTTGTTCCGCACCGCCGACGGCAATCCGGCCGATGCCGACGCGACCGTGGTCGTCACGCCGAATTCGCTCGAAGGCAGCAACGTCAACCCGGTGACCGCGATGGTCGCGATGATCGACAACGCGCGCGCGTTCCAGCTGCAGTCGAAGCTGATCCAGACGGCCGACCAGAACGAGCAGACCGCGAACCAGCTGCTCAACTTCAGCTGA
- a CDS encoding flagellar hook assembly protein FlgD has protein sequence MTSSNTTIGSNGTNVSNLPTDTMNTNKVSSTNGTSASDLQATFLKLLVTQLQNQDPTSPVDSSQMTSQLAQINTVSGIAQLNTSLTSLSTQLTAGQQTQAAMLIGTNVLAPGNAVAVKSGAASPFGVSLSSAVSNLTITVKNSAGTVVNTINAGAQSAGTVPFNWTPTDAAGNALPDGKYTVSATYTDANGTPQTVTTLAASQVQSVVKQADGTAGLVLSNGTTVGLTQIASIFPNTASSSSSSGGSTSN, from the coding sequence ATGACCTCCTCCAACACGACGATCGGCAGCAACGGCACGAACGTGTCGAACCTGCCGACCGACACGATGAACACCAACAAAGTGTCGTCGACCAACGGCACGTCGGCGAGCGACCTGCAGGCGACGTTCCTGAAGCTGCTCGTCACGCAGCTGCAGAACCAGGACCCGACCAGCCCGGTCGACAGCTCGCAGATGACGTCGCAGCTCGCGCAGATCAACACGGTGAGCGGCATCGCGCAGCTGAACACGTCGCTCACGTCGCTGTCGACGCAGCTCACGGCCGGCCAGCAGACGCAGGCCGCGATGCTGATCGGCACGAACGTGCTCGCGCCGGGCAACGCCGTCGCGGTGAAGAGCGGCGCGGCCTCGCCGTTCGGCGTGTCGCTGTCGAGCGCGGTGTCGAACCTGACGATCACCGTGAAGAATTCGGCGGGGACCGTCGTGAACACGATCAACGCGGGCGCGCAGTCGGCCGGCACCGTGCCGTTCAACTGGACGCCGACCGACGCGGCGGGCAACGCGCTGCCGGACGGCAAGTACACGGTCAGCGCGACCTACACCGACGCCAACGGCACGCCGCAGACGGTCACGACGCTCGCGGCCTCGCAGGTGCAGAGCGTGGTCAAGCAGGCGGACGGCACGGCGGGGCTCGTGCTGTCGAACGGCACGACGGTGGGGCTCACCCAGATCGCGTCGATTTTCCCGAATACCGCGTCGTCGTCGTCCTCGTCCGGCGGCAGCACTTCCAACTGA
- the flgB gene encoding flagellar basal body rod protein FlgB, which yields MLDKLDAEFAFGRQALDVRAYRQELLSSNIANADTPGYQARDVDFSSTLARSLKQANGGLAPSNAAQLPMTQPAGVTSGMSMVSTAPGHMAGAAKLIPTGGPADDYGRAQYRMPLQPSLDGNTVDLDVERVQFANNALHYETGMTVMTQQIKAMIAAITTNS from the coding sequence ATGCTGGACAAACTCGATGCGGAATTCGCGTTCGGCCGACAGGCGCTCGACGTGCGCGCCTACCGGCAGGAACTGCTGTCGTCGAACATCGCGAACGCCGACACGCCCGGCTACCAGGCGCGCGACGTCGATTTCTCGTCGACGCTCGCGCGCTCGCTGAAGCAGGCGAACGGCGGCCTCGCGCCGAGCAACGCCGCGCAACTGCCGATGACGCAGCCGGCCGGCGTGACGAGCGGCATGTCGATGGTGTCGACGGCGCCGGGCCACATGGCCGGCGCGGCGAAGCTGATCCCGACGGGCGGCCCGGCCGACGACTACGGCCGCGCGCAGTACCGGATGCCGCTGCAGCCGTCGCTCGACGGCAACACGGTCGATCTCGACGTCGAGCGCGTGCAGTTCGCGAACAACGCGCTGCACTACGAAACCGGGATGACCGTGATGACCCAGCAGATCAAGGCGATGATCGCCGCGATCACGACGAACTCGTAA
- a CDS encoding flagellar basal body P-ring protein FlgI has product MQTTLFNRLSSRARAAARFAVAFAAAACLLGAAPAHAERLKDLAQIQGVRDNPLIGYGLVVGLDGTGDQTMQTPFTTQTLANMLANLGISINNGSANGGPSSLSNMQLKNVAAVMVTATLPPFARPGEALDVTVSSLGNAKSLRGGTLLLTPLKGADGQVYALAQGNMAVGGAGASANGSRVQVNQLAAGRIVGGAIVERGVPNAIAQMNGTLQLQLNDMDYGTAQRIVSAVNSSFGPGTATALDGRTIQLAAPADSAQQVAFMARLQNLDVSPDKAAAKVILNARTGSIVMNQMVTLQSCAVAHGNLSVVVNTQPVVSQPGPFSNGQTVVAQQSQIQLKQDNGALKMVTAGANLADVVKALNTLGATPADLMSILQAMKAAGALRADLEVI; this is encoded by the coding sequence ATGCAGACGACCCTGTTCAACCGCCTGTCGTCCCGCGCGCGTGCCGCCGCTCGGTTCGCCGTCGCGTTCGCGGCCGCGGCCTGCCTGCTCGGCGCGGCGCCCGCGCACGCGGAACGCCTGAAGGATCTCGCGCAGATCCAGGGCGTGCGCGACAACCCGCTGATCGGTTATGGCCTCGTCGTCGGCCTCGACGGCACGGGCGACCAGACGATGCAGACGCCGTTCACGACGCAGACGCTCGCGAACATGCTCGCGAACCTCGGCATCTCGATCAACAACGGCTCGGCCAACGGCGGCCCGTCGTCGCTGAGCAACATGCAGTTGAAGAACGTCGCAGCCGTGATGGTGACCGCCACGCTGCCGCCGTTCGCGCGGCCCGGCGAGGCGCTCGACGTGACCGTGTCGTCGCTCGGCAACGCGAAGAGCCTGCGCGGCGGCACGCTGCTGCTCACGCCGCTTAAAGGCGCGGACGGGCAGGTGTACGCGCTCGCGCAGGGCAACATGGCGGTCGGCGGCGCGGGCGCCAGCGCGAACGGCAGCCGCGTGCAGGTGAACCAGCTCGCGGCCGGCCGGATCGTCGGCGGCGCGATCGTCGAGCGCGGCGTGCCGAACGCGATCGCGCAGATGAACGGCACGCTGCAGCTGCAACTGAACGACATGGATTACGGCACCGCGCAGCGGATCGTCTCGGCGGTCAACTCGAGCTTCGGCCCGGGCACCGCGACGGCGCTCGACGGCCGCACGATCCAGCTCGCGGCGCCGGCCGACTCGGCGCAGCAGGTCGCGTTCATGGCGCGGCTGCAGAACCTCGACGTGAGCCCGGACAAGGCCGCGGCGAAGGTGATCCTGAACGCGCGCACCGGTTCGATCGTGATGAACCAGATGGTCACGCTGCAAAGCTGCGCGGTCGCGCACGGCAACCTGTCGGTCGTCGTCAACACGCAGCCGGTCGTGTCGCAGCCGGGGCCGTTCTCGAACGGGCAGACGGTGGTGGCGCAGCAGTCGCAGATCCAGCTGAAGCAGGACAACGGCGCGCTGAAGATGGTGACGGCCGGCGCGAACCTCGCCGACGTCGTGAAGGCGCTGAACACGCTCGGCGCGACGCCGGCGGACCTGATGTCGATCCTGCAGGCGATGAAGGCGGCCGGCGCGTTGCGCGCCGACCTGGAGGTCATCTAA
- the flgH gene encoding flagellar basal body L-ring protein FlgH: MKQVRLLPSATARAACAVAVAALAGCAQIPRDPIIQQPMTAQPPAPMSMQAPGSIYNPGYAGRPLFEDQRPRNVGDILTIMIAENINATKSSGANTNRAGDTSFNVPTAGFLGGLFAKANLSATGANKFNATGGASAANTFNGTITVTVTGVLPNGNLMVSGEKQMLINQGNEFVRFSGVVNPNTISGANSVYSTQVADAKIEYSSKGYINEAETMGWLQRFFLNIAPW; encoded by the coding sequence ATGAAGCAGGTTCGCCTCCTCCCGTCAGCCACCGCCCGCGCCGCCTGCGCGGTCGCGGTGGCGGCGCTCGCCGGTTGCGCGCAGATCCCGCGCGATCCGATCATCCAGCAGCCGATGACGGCGCAGCCGCCCGCGCCGATGTCGATGCAGGCGCCCGGCTCGATCTACAACCCCGGTTACGCGGGGCGGCCGCTCTTCGAGGATCAGCGGCCGCGCAACGTCGGCGACATCCTGACGATCATGATCGCGGAGAACATCAACGCGACGAAGTCGTCCGGCGCGAACACCAACCGTGCGGGCGACACCAGCTTCAACGTGCCGACGGCCGGCTTCCTCGGCGGGCTGTTCGCGAAGGCGAATCTGTCGGCGACGGGCGCCAACAAGTTCAACGCGACGGGCGGCGCGAGCGCGGCGAACACGTTCAACGGCACGATCACGGTGACCGTCACCGGCGTGCTGCCGAACGGCAACCTCATGGTCAGCGGCGAGAAGCAGATGCTGATCAACCAGGGCAACGAATTCGTGCGCTTCTCGGGCGTCGTCAACCCGAACACGATCTCGGGCGCGAACTCCGTCTACTCGACGCAGGTCGCCGACGCGAAGATCGAATACTCGTCGAAGGGCTACATCAACGAAGCCGAGACGATGGGCTGGCTGCAGCGCTTCTTCCTCAACATCGCGCCGTGGTGA
- the flgG gene encoding flagellar basal-body rod protein FlgG: MNRSLYIAATGMNAQQAQMDVISNNLANTSTNGFKASRAVFEDLLYQTIRQPGANSTQQTELPSGLQLGTGVQQVATERLYTQGGLTQTGNSKDVAINGAGFFQVLMPDGTNAYTRDGSFQTNAQGQLVTSSGYQILPAITVPQNAQSLTIGKDGVVSVTQPGSSNAVQIGSLQIATFINPAGLEAKGENLFAETTSSGAPNVSQPGLNGAGVLNQNYVEASNVNVVQELVNMIQTQRAYEINSKAVTTSDQMLQTVTQMKS, translated from the coding sequence GTGAACCGTTCTCTCTATATCGCCGCCACCGGCATGAATGCGCAGCAGGCGCAGATGGACGTGATTTCGAACAACCTCGCGAACACCAGCACGAACGGCTTCAAGGCGTCGCGCGCGGTGTTCGAGGATCTGCTTTACCAGACGATCCGCCAGCCGGGCGCGAACTCGACGCAGCAGACCGAGCTGCCGTCGGGCCTGCAGCTCGGCACCGGCGTACAGCAGGTCGCGACCGAGCGCCTGTACACGCAGGGCGGCCTCACGCAGACCGGCAACTCGAAGGACGTCGCGATCAACGGCGCGGGCTTCTTCCAGGTGCTGATGCCGGACGGCACGAACGCGTACACGCGCGACGGCTCGTTCCAGACCAACGCGCAGGGCCAGCTCGTCACGTCGAGCGGCTACCAGATCCTGCCGGCGATCACGGTGCCGCAGAACGCGCAGTCGCTGACGATCGGCAAGGACGGCGTCGTGTCGGTCACGCAGCCGGGCTCGAGCAACGCGGTGCAGATCGGCTCGCTGCAGATCGCGACCTTCATCAACCCGGCCGGCCTCGAGGCGAAGGGCGAGAACCTGTTCGCGGAGACCACGTCGTCGGGCGCGCCCAACGTGTCGCAGCCGGGGCTGAACGGCGCGGGCGTGCTCAACCAGAACTACGTCGAAGCGTCGAACGTGAACGTCGTGCAGGAGCTCGTCAACATGATCCAGACGCAGCGTGCCTACGAGATCAACAGCAAGGCCGTGACGACGTCCGACCAGATGCTGCAGACCGTCACGCAGATGAAGAGCTAA
- the flgC gene encoding flagellar basal body rod protein FlgC yields MPSLMNIFGVAGSALSAQSQRLNVTASNLANADSATGPDGKPYKAKQVVFATDPMGGARTASGQGVGGVRVTKVVDDPSPMKSTYDPANPSADANGYVQMPNVDPVQEMVNMISASRSYQANVETLNTAKTLMLKTLTIGS; encoded by the coding sequence ATGCCTTCGTTGATGAACATCTTCGGCGTCGCCGGTTCGGCGCTGTCCGCGCAATCGCAGCGCCTGAACGTCACCGCGTCGAACCTCGCGAACGCCGACAGCGCCACCGGCCCCGACGGCAAGCCGTACAAGGCCAAGCAGGTCGTGTTCGCGACCGACCCGATGGGCGGCGCGCGCACCGCGTCCGGCCAGGGCGTGGGCGGCGTGCGCGTGACGAAGGTGGTCGACGACCCGTCGCCGATGAAGTCGACCTACGACCCGGCGAACCCGTCCGCCGACGCGAACGGCTACGTGCAGATGCCGAACGTGGATCCGGTGCAGGAGATGGTGAACATGATCTCGGCGTCGCGCTCGTACCAGGCCAACGTCGAGACGCTGAACACCGCGAAGACGCTGATGCTCAAGACGCTGACGATCGGCTCGTAA
- the flgE gene encoding flagellar hook protein FlgE: MGYQQGLSGLAGASNALDVIGNNIANANTVGFKSSTAQFADMYANSVATSVNTQIGIGTSLNSVEQNFGQGTINTTQSSLDVAINGNGLFQMSNNGVTTYSRDGTFQRDKNGYIVDSQGRNLMGYAANAGGVINTAQTVPLQAPTNNIAPTATTKITGQFNLNSQDTVPAKTPFSATDNTTYNYSTSIQVYDSLGGSQAVNMYFVKSAAGTWEAYAGVQGGATTDLGTVTFNSSGGIQSTTTGTPPAPTASLGQFQFTVPNTDGSTTPQNLTLDLTGTTQYGGKDGVNNLAQDGYASGTLTTYSIGADGKLTGNYSNGQTAVLGLIALANFNNPNGLVNLGGNQYAESAASGVPQVSAPGSTNHGTLQGSALENSNVDLTSQLVNLITAQRNYQANAQTIKTQQTVDQTLINL, translated from the coding sequence ATGGGTTATCAACAGGGTCTGAGCGGCCTCGCCGGCGCATCGAACGCGCTCGACGTGATCGGCAACAACATCGCGAACGCGAACACGGTCGGCTTCAAGTCGAGCACCGCGCAGTTCGCCGACATGTACGCGAACTCGGTCGCGACGTCGGTCAACACGCAGATCGGCATCGGCACGTCGCTGAACTCGGTCGAGCAGAACTTCGGGCAGGGCACGATCAATACGACCCAGTCTTCGCTGGACGTCGCGATCAACGGCAACGGCCTCTTCCAGATGTCGAACAACGGCGTGACGACGTACTCGCGCGACGGCACGTTCCAGCGCGACAAGAACGGCTACATCGTCGATTCGCAAGGCCGTAACCTGATGGGCTACGCAGCCAACGCGGGCGGCGTGATCAACACCGCGCAGACCGTGCCGCTGCAGGCGCCGACCAACAACATCGCGCCGACCGCGACGACCAAGATCACCGGCCAGTTCAACCTGAACTCGCAGGACACGGTGCCGGCCAAGACGCCGTTCAGCGCGACCGACAACACGACCTACAACTACTCGACGTCGATCCAGGTGTACGACTCGCTCGGCGGTTCGCAGGCGGTCAACATGTACTTCGTGAAGTCGGCGGCCGGCACGTGGGAAGCGTACGCGGGCGTGCAGGGCGGCGCGACGACCGATCTCGGCACGGTCACGTTCAATTCGTCGGGCGGCATCCAGAGCACGACGACGGGCACGCCGCCGGCGCCGACCGCGTCGCTCGGCCAGTTCCAGTTCACGGTGCCGAACACCGACGGCTCGACGACGCCGCAGAACCTCACGCTCGACCTGACCGGCACGACCCAGTACGGCGGCAAGGACGGCGTGAACAACCTCGCGCAGGACGGCTACGCGAGCGGCACGCTGACGACCTATTCGATCGGCGCCGACGGCAAGCTGACCGGCAACTACTCGAACGGCCAGACCGCCGTGCTCGGCCTGATCGCGCTCGCGAACTTCAACAACCCGAACGGGCTGGTGAACCTCGGCGGCAACCAGTACGCGGAAAGCGCCGCATCGGGCGTGCCGCAGGTCTCCGCGCCGGGCAGCACGAACCACGGCACGCTGCAGGGCAGCGCGCTCGAGAACTCGAACGTCGACCTGACCTCGCAGCTCGTGAACCTGATCACCGCGCAGCGCAACTACCAGGCCAACGCGCAGACGATCAAGACGCAGCAGACCGTCGACCAGACGCTCATCAACCTGTGA